The DNA window attaaagatcTATCTTTTTAATCAGGCTTTTTTAATTTAGGGGGAAGCAACTTTGTCAGCTCTTACATTTTTATGTCAATGttttatcatatatattatcatatattatcaaatgtattatttattcttattgtttattttcatttttgtttttaatcttgttttgtaaagcactttgggctgTATGTTTGCatattgttacggacagaacaaccggagacaatggtaaggagacagagagtttattacaacacagaggTAATATGGGATGGTATTGATACTGGCCTTTATCTCACTGTTGGTGGAAGAGTGTGGGCACTGGGGCGACACACGGGAGCCGGGGTTCGGGGTTCCAAGTGGTAGTTTTCTCAACGTAGCGTAGTGGGTGAGTCCGTGTAGCATTCGTAGGAAGACTGCGATGCTCTGTCCTTcgtatgaacgagaccggaccctgactgaggtgaggagctgggttatatagggagtagagtggctgattatgtgcaggtgtgcgatgggtgacaggtgctgggaattaatactcaggtgaggaggtgCGGTGTGAAGGGGAGTCTGAAGTGCGAAGTGActggagaaaacaagacagactgtgacagtacccccccctccacggccagctcccgagggccgaaagaccccccccctcccccgacACCGCGGCCTGTCCCTAAGGGCCAAGCCGATCCGGGGAGCTTATCGGGATCCGGTGtgtcgggcggtcgaccaggagcttgggccgAGCTGGAGACCGGAGCGACCTCTgccggtcgaccaggagcttgggccgggctggagaCCGGAGCGACCTCTgccggtcgaccaggagcttgggccgggctggagaCCGGAGCGACCTCTgccggtcgaccaggagcttgggccgggctggagaccggagcgacctctggcggtcgaccaggagcttgggccgggctggagaCCGGAGCGACCTCTGGCGGTCGACCTGGAGCTGGGCCGGGCTGGAGAACGGAGCGACCTCTGGCGGTCGACCTGGAGCTTGGAGACGACTGGAGACCGGggaggagactggagaggagacctccgggctggaagccggagaggagactggagaggagacctccgggctggaaaccggagccgagactggagaggagacctTCGGGCTGgtaaccggagcggactctggccgactgctgacctccgggctggaagccggagccGAGACCTCTGGGCTGGTAAccggaggcaggcggcggcgccgcctcagggctggaggcaggcggcggcggcgccGCAGGGCTGGAGGCCGGAGCCGAGACCTCCGGGCTGgtaaccggagcggactctggccggctgctgtccTCCGGGCTGGGagccggagcggagactggagaggagacctccgggctggtaaccggagcggactctggcaggctgcggacctccgggctggaggccGGGGCTGAGCCTGGGGACGCTGGCGGCTgacggacctccgggctggaggccggcggcgaaggccgggaccctctggagacggcgcctcagggctggaggcaggcggcggcggcggctgcg is part of the Siniperca chuatsi isolate FFG_IHB_CAS linkage group LG9, ASM2008510v1, whole genome shotgun sequence genome and encodes:
- the LOC122880973 gene encoding proline-rich receptor-like protein kinase PERK10; amino-acid sequence: MTAKNSLLHLSGLAKRYILSLPSPFIAVDELLQPGIFSGIVENCEEFLTKCCLAFLLHPDQFPSERTQVAFVVLQLAGPALHWAGSLAVKEEAVLHSLDLFLARFCQEFGPPNLWSSTNPQPVCQPPPPASSPEAQPPPPPASSPEAPSPEGPGLRRRPPARRSVSRQRPQAQPRPPARRSAACQSPLRLPARRSPLQSPLRLPARRTAAGQSPLRLPARRSRLRPPALRRRRRLPPALRRRRRLPPVTSPEVSAPASSPEVSSRPESAPVTSPKVSSPVSAPVSSPEVSSPVSSPASSPEVSSPVSSPVSSRLQAPGRPPEVAPFSSPAQLQVDRQRSLRSPARPKLLVDRQRSLRSPARPKLLVDRQRSLRSPARPKLLVDRQRSLRSPARPKLLVDRQRSLRSPARPKLLVDRPTHRIPISSPDRLGP